The Diadema setosum chromosome 12, eeDiaSeto1, whole genome shotgun sequence genome has a segment encoding these proteins:
- the LOC140235892 gene encoding LOW QUALITY PROTEIN: carbohydrate sulfotransferase 14-like (The sequence of the model RefSeq protein was modified relative to this genomic sequence to represent the inferred CDS: substituted 1 base at 1 genomic stop codon) yields the protein MDHIFVLDELKTLFCYVPKASCTGWKRLFLLLRGLINSTDAIGHNNVHLLAEKQLVTLRRLDVEEAKKRLRNYTTFLFVREPFARILSAYRDKFQFPAVDSLSIKKKFTSLISRSKRKPYQQNEKILSNSSDVNSDTVTFSDFVDYVGNSRNTLGLQEEEHWREMFRLCAPCDIRYDFIGHFETLXEDFRMILNRLGVREDIRFPASSNPTNSSGSSVLDQYYGQLSTEQLGSL from the coding sequence ATGGATCATATCTTCGTGCTTGACGAATTAAAGACACTTTTTTGCTATGTCCCTAAAGCTAGTTGTACTGGTTGGAAGCGGCTTTTCCTGCTTCTAAGAGGGTTAATAAATTCAACTGATGCCATTGGCCATAACAATGTTCATCTACTTGCTGAGAAACAGTTAGTTACACTGCGCAGGTTAGATGTAGAAGAGGCTAAAAAACGGCTGCGAAATTACACCACGTTTTTATTTGTTCGAGAACCTTTCGCCCGAATCTTGTCTGCGTATCGAGATAAATTCCAATTTCCTGCAGTTGACAGCCTTTctataaaaaagaaatttacATCATTGATATCTCGGTCAAAGAGGAAGCCAtaccaacaaaatgaaaaaatactctCAAATTCGTCCGATGTTAACAGTGACACGGTGACTTTCAGTGATTTTGTAGACTATGTAGGTAACTCTCGAAACACTCTTGGTCTTCAAGAAGAAGAACACTGGCGAGAAATGTTCCGCCTTTGTGCGCCGTGTGATATAAGGTATGATTTCATTGGTCATTTTGAAACGCTATAGGAAGATTTCAGAATGATCCTCAACAGACTGGGCGTTAGGGAAGATATCAGATTTCCAGCTTCTTCGAACCCGACAAATAGTAGCGGTTCCTCTGTCCTTGACCAGTACTATGGGCAACTTTCTACAGAACAGCTGGGGTCATTATAG